CAAAGTTACAAAAATTATCAAATTGTTCAGTTTTTAGGGAAATATATGTACAGCTTTAACTATCCTGATGTTTTCCAAGCATTTTAATAACTTCTAATCCATTTTTCATAAGCTATAATAGCCATTTAACCTTAGGTCGGCATGTAGCTTGTGTGCCACCAATAGATAACAAAGAAGTGCTTACAGTAGAATTATACATGAAATCAAAATGAATCCTACTCACCAATGATAGTAGGTGCCAATAAGGAAGCCACCCCATGTGTCAGATCATAAATGTAGAGTTCAACAACAGTTGAAGTATCTGAAGCCATATTACTTTGCAAATAGTTCTGCAACAAAATGCACCAGTATGCTatacattgaaatatatattatactatactcAAATATATTTCATACTCTTCATTCATACATACTAAAGTATGTAACCATCCACATAAATTTTAACTTACTTTTCATATACAAActgtttttatctattttataattttcatttgtcTCACAATCAGACTAAAAGTAGATTTATGTCTTTTCTGaaagtttatataaaaatatgaatttagaACAAAATTTAATGTCTAATATTTATAGTAGTTCATATTTTACCCTATGTTATTCCAACTTAAAATCTTCAAAAAGTAATCAAAAACTTTACAACTGTACTCAATGTTAAAGTAGTTATGAAGTAACAAGAGAACAATGCCCATATTTCTACATGATGTCAGTTCTACTTCTGCCATttagcagtaatgcatttcggttcaaaggatggggcagctgttataactatactgagaccttagaaatcatatctcaaggtgggtggcggcatttacgttgtaaatgtctatgggcttcagtaaccacttaacaccaggtgggttgtgagctcatacaagcaatagaaaataaatataaaaatattagtaagcATAGGAGTCTAAAGTAgacagaggcttggctctgcccctagtatAATTGATGTCcttgagcgacagtaaccactcatcatcaggtaggCGGTATGCATGCAaggttaatgaaaaaaaaagggtgaGATGAAACTTTCCCATTTTACACTTATTTGTGGTAGTGGTAATGGGGCCATTTTACATGTAATATTGATGCTATTTTCACACAATTTATTTATCTAGATCTATTGCATAGAAAATCCTAATCATTTTCACACACATGGAACACCTCTTTTATCTATGCTACTGCTTATCGCAATATGAAATATTCGctgcataaaaaaataaaaaaaaatcaaattgggAATTTACAATCtcacttataattttataataatcacAACAAATACTAATTCACTAGGAATTTGTATGTTTTGTAAAGATACATATACACCTACATTTGTTTTAgttctaaattattttattctgatTTATCGATTGCAATTTGTATGCGCGTATTGAATGCAGCGATGCAACAGCACAAGATAAGCCTGCGCAGCCCGTTGCGCGAGCGGGAACTAACAtctatttctaaataaaattaaaccgtAGACAACTGAGACAAATATCGTTACATACCCTTCTATTccattgtttattaaaaattatttcaatattaactaCATAATCTTAGTTATTGATTTTTTGCGAGACGTGCTTAACTACACACTACATTAGAATCAGCATAttcattaaattacatttttaagtaTATACTTTTACAAAGTTTGCGAATGTTGGTACACTACTACTTTTATATAATTTCTTTTAGCATTTTAGTAATATTTGAAGTAAACGTATAATTACACTTAATTTTTAAGGAAGTAAACATGTGAAGTTAATTTaaaggtaggtacctacctaccttttTTTCAACTTGTTTCTATTTCTTTAGCTGACTTGTCAAAagtcatagataataataaaaagtacctACAATCTAAGAGATAAAAGTCTAGAGATATGAACTTGACTCAAACTATTACAATTAGTGGTAGCACTGCTTCTCAAAACTAGATATCATTAATTAAGATCAGCATTTAATCGATGTTTGTTTAACTACCGGCTATTTAATTGGTAAAATTTCTAAATTAGTTATTCAATCGCGGCTAacgatgtatttttatatacgatCCTACTTTGTGCATAccataaaataatagtttaccaAGCGAGCAAGGAGTCTCGGTTTCAGCTTGGGCAAAAATGGTTTCATATGTTCGGTGAATGTAAGGCTATTCTCTAGAACCCGCATTTCTAAACCGAATTTCTgccaaattatatttatatttcgtatattttatatttatattttatacaaattatatttatatagatattttgtaaGCAGGCTCCATACAATATGgaattttgtattaattcaattttttggaAAACTTTCAAAATGGTGGAGTTATGGGTGGAGATATGGTGGTGGAAATctaaaaaaagaatgtttcTGTTGGAGGGTAAAAtatggagaggacctctcgctgccgcgcgtcgtttCTGCGATGTTCGGCAGAGGCCAGTCATGGAAGGCGAtgttcgacttctgcgagtccaccatatcccagaaggaggcggcagaacgagagagctcttccctttccgcaccgatccgtcgccatCAAGCCGGGGGCCGGATGAGGGattacgcccgtacgtcccagcccctgtagatggcggcttccccccggtgaaggtcaaggggcgatcTGAGGAGGTAGAGGCTGCGTgccgcgctaccagcactctagcgcgccgccaaggttttttttttattgcccttgtaggcagacgagcgtacggcccacctgatggtgagtggttaccgttgcccatggacttcagcaatgccaggggcagagccaagccgctgcctaaggaGATACgaaagagcaaccggttggcggtgtatcgcgtcccgacgcGACAGGCAGGTTCTGATcaagcggggtattccgggacaccagcggaaccgtctgggcggcccgacgggctgccgtaccgagacggccgacgtttcagagccttcgattcgcctcgaaggctccgtcggctgggcatCCTTAGGGTGAGCTGCgctgtctggttgcagtgttgaccgcggtaacccccctacctcatccgggttctgaactcggaggggatcggacgcttgggcgaagagtgcaggggagtcgttcagtgggtgggccctaaaattccttgggcccgcggtctgctcccaacatcttgcagatcgtcaagtcccacataacccgcgcgccccctagacgaggggacctcgtaggaggtacgGCCCACGGCCCGAAAAAATAATGGATGTTTAAATTTGAGGGGATTGGGCTCTGTACGTGAGGGGCTATTTTAAAAACACACTTCGTGGTTAATATATATTGCAAAccctttgtacactattacatCACACAACTAGACATCTTAGGGATTTATAAAGATTCCAACACACCCTCTCAACACTTGCACACATTTAACGCCCTGTATATAATTGAATACTTAATCCCTCTCAATTCAACCAACGACTATTAATTAACCTTTCAAACTTAATACCAACTTTAATGTAACTACCTTTAATCCTTTCTCACTTGTTCAACTCCGATTCGACCAAACATGTACTTTCATTCATCTATAACGTTAGGAACCTTAACCACCCTCTCGACTCCCTACATAAACTCTTCAAGTTCGTCTAAAAACCTTTATCTTCTTCTCGACTACTCAATACATAACAACGTCTAACTATAataacctttaactccttctcgactacTCACAacatgaagtcatcgtggcctaagggataagacgtccggtgcattcgtgttgagcgatgcaccggtgttcgaatcccaggcgagtacaaatttttctaatgaaatacgtactcaacaaatgttcacgattgacttccacagtgaaggaataacatcgtgtaataaaaatgaaacccgcataattataattttcgtaattactggtggtaggacctcttgtgagtccgcgtgggcaGGTagcaccgtcctgcctatttctgccgtgaagcagtaatgaatttcagtttgaagggtggggcaacaggtgtaactatacttgagaccttagaacttatatctcaaggtgggtggcgcatttacgtcgtggatgtctgtgggctccagtaaccacttaacaccaggtgggctgtgagctcgtccacccatctaggcaataaaaaataaaaataaaaattaacttccTTAAGTCCACTTAAAAACTTTAATCTCCTTCTCGACCTCTTTAACTTTAAAAACCTTCAACTCCTTCTGGACCTCTTACTAATAAGTTTAAACCTCATTCACTATAAACATGATACATAAACATAGAAAACAACACTCCAAATTAGTATTGCTATTCCCACTTAAATCAGTCAAACTCAACTCAACTTACAAACCATAAGACAACTCATAACAAACACAACCTCACAAAACTTTATACTCAATActtgaataataaaaagaatCATACCTTCCTATCATATAATCATACAACCTTTCATTATCTTTTATTAGCTTTCAATTCATAAAATTTCTCACTTTCTTTTCTACTACATATTAAccgttcaattattttattataaaactaaaacaaaaattccAAAGGCgcaatatgaatatattttttattaatattagaataCTATTATTAGCTGCTACGCAGTTTTATTcactttaatttagaaaaaagcaAGACCTCACGACCAGTCTTTTTTTCTGGAAGAAAGGTAGGTacacttaattttaaatgtatcgaAAACTGGATCTACTGGCTAATTTATTCGTGTATCCGATTTTAAGCGTGATATTTGTCCTGTCATTGTTTATGTTCCAGAGTCGGAAAAAGTAGAACAATCTGAAATTATTTCTAGCATACAGGTTTTTGTGGTTCTACGCTTTAGCGAGTTAAAcagagatatatttttattgacgttatacatatttttcacTGTATTTGGAATACAAGATTTCAAAGATTTGTCAAATTTGTTATGTCAGTGCTTTGTTGGTGTTTTGTAGTTTTATGTTGATGAGAAGATGTCTAGATCACAAAAAATGGTACTGAATTACCTCACATAGCATATGAGCCTGTCTTCTTGAGAATTAGATGCCTGTTTCAGTGAAAAAATATGAGACTTCAAGTCATAGAAATTTCGAGTTTGCTGTTGATTAGTTTgacatgtcttcaattattttaatgtttttggttCGGTTTTTACAAGTAAATAATTCACAacagaatattttaataattcttaattGGAATATTGGAAAAAGTATAATAGATTGCTTGCCTTAACggacataataatttttttcattgttgATCAGGCTTGCCGTTTGTTTTCCAGCTATTGCGAGTTCAGTCACCCGAAGGTACAGCGCGAGTGGAGGTGCTGGACTCCGATGTGACGGCGCATCTATTCGAGCGAATATACGAAGCTCTGAATCTGAACTCTTTCGCATTCACTCTGCACAAGGACAGACAGCGCAAGGAAGAAATCACATCCAGCAAATCGAGACAGCTGCGAGATTGTGGACTGTGTCATGGCGACATGATATACTTGAATCCAGTCAATGGTGCTGTACTCTTTGAACAGTCTTCCACAAGCTCAGAGGTGATTTGACTTCATTGTGTTCCATTCTGATGTAGAAGCTAAAGGCATCTTgaataactaataaaatatgGTTTTAGAATTAGAATCAACCTGGCTTTAGAATTCAAGTCATTTCAACTGTATCAATATCTTTTGTTCTATAATAATTGTTACTTATGGTTCGGTAAAATAATAGCaaataatgttataaaaattTGTAATTGACAGTGTCAGTGGTATTTATTAATGGCCCTGCACTCATGAATAAATGCCCCTTTTtgcttctttttaattttaaaatagtataaGAGGAATGCCCTTGGAAtggaatttaaatattattttgattttttttattgcccttgtaggcgcatggcccacctgatggtgagtggttaccgtcgcccatggacttcagcaatgctggggcagagccaagccgctgcctaccgcaaacatACTATTTTTACagatatttcatttcatctatatctattacattgataataatattcaCTTCCATACACAGGGAGCAGTCTTATTGACCTAGGGTGACATTTTTCAAAATGAACTTATAGCTCAGACTCCTATACCCAAATTACTTTACAAAATacttatcaatttaaaaaaaataagtatttactaaaattttagTCATTCTTACAAGTTGATACATGTATAACTTATAcagtattttgaaaattttcaaataagagCTTGTGTAGATCTTCAAATAAGAACTTGTGTAGATCTTCAAATAAGAACTTGTGTAGAACTTGGGTAGATTGTAGACCTTGTAGACCcccaaaattaatttttattaatggtaACTACTGGTAAACTTATCTCAACCACTTTGGGAATCCGTAATCTAAATAAATGACAAGTGAAAAGCAGCTTGTGAAATATAATATCTAATCAACACATTTTATAGTCAACTGCCTAGATAtttttaagattaaaaaaaaattatctccaGTATTGTTTTTTCacaaacattatattaatttgttatattttctattttacagaCCCACCGGAAACCCCTCAGTGAAAGTTCCAGACCAGTTCAGTCATCAGAGCCAGGTCCTTCCACGTCTAAAGTCACATTACCAATACCCCCCCCACCTCCTGGTGCTCCAGAGGAAGATGAAGTAGATTTGCAATTGTACAAAGTTTCTGGTTTAATTGAAAGacagagggatgaaaaattgtaagtattttactatattctttaacatttttatacaCTTGTTGAACGCCACGTGAAAAATCGAATGAACCGTTCGGGCCTTGAGGGTTACCTGTGAGCCATATGAGGGTTCTAACGTAAACGCTTCCTACAAGCTACAGATTGCAGCTATCAAACAGAATATGCATGAAAGTGACTCACAGGGCCCTTTAGTTGAACCGAATTCCTTGGTTTTCACATCTAATAGAAAGTTGTAGTTTTTATGAAGATTAtaccttttaaaatatcttaaaggctttttttttattgtccttgtaagcagacgagcatacggcccacctaatggtgagtggttaccgtcgcccatgggcttcaacaatgccaggggcagagccaagccactgcctaccgctttatactctccacaaacctcgtttgaaggacaGGCTAGACAGTAGAAGTCACTGATTTTTATCTTCCATGCAAATTATCGCATTTTACaggttttttaatgaaaatctcaagttgataaaaattactgattccctGATTTGGTCTTGGCCCGAATGGTATAGCACGCTACGCCCACCGGTGGGTCGCATGGTCGTCATGGCATTCAACATCTTAAACTGTTAATAGTGGCATAGTCTTCTGACATGGTCAGTCAACtctaacatgttttttttaattataattaaataatcgaTATTATAAAGATggaagtatatttttttgttacattttcacatcaaagtATTTAAATGGTCAAGATGCAcattgcataaaataaactattcctgaagttttattttctatattaacaagtattatatatgtatattaaatgtatgaaatgaaaaaaaaaacagtgatttTCTTAATAATCTGTACTGTATTGACCAACCAAGcgattaaaatttgaataaaatttaataaaacatcttTATACTTCCAACCAACCAACCAACTTCAGAAAAGTCAGATCAAAAGGTCAAAAGGTCAGATATACTTCGTTTAGTTTAATTGTGGTATATAACAATGTCACTCGATAATATAGTATTTTTGGGATTAACAAcctatacttattattatttatttattgttaatatagagggatgaaaagctatttggtttaagcgacattttgcttATTACTCGACATGTATCTGTAATTAAAGGTgtcttttatttggtattaattaaacaatactgagaccttagaacttatatctcaagatgggtggcgcatttacgttgtggatgtctatgggcttcagtaaccactaacaccaggggggctgtgagctcatccacacatctaagcaataaaaaaattcaacttaaaCTACTCCATTCAAACAGCTGAAgatttttttgtcatgatattttttccaaattttgaaCTTGAAATgactcctgtaaagttgcaaaaatgtcgcttcaacCAGGTTAGGTTAGCCTTCACTGTTCAATATGATGTATCCAATGTAATGGTTGAAGATATAATTCCTCATTTCAGATGTCGACATAATCTTAATGGCAAATGCGTTCACTGTACCCCGTTAGAACCTTGGGACGAAGAATACTTAAAGGAACATAACATTAAACACATGTCATTCCACTCATACTTACGGAAGATTACATCTAAGAACTTTGTGTCACTTGAAGAACTTTCCTGCAAAATCAAACCAGGTGATTTGTCATTATTTAGatttacataatacataatGCTACGTGCTACACAGTACTACTGAGGCAAACGATACATTGTATAGAGCAACAATGATcaaatgttttcttgtttataaTTTGACAATAAGACTTAACAGATGTGTAAGGCACACAGGTTATATACACTTGTTTAAGACTAGGTTATTTTTACAATCGAAAACTAGCAAGACTTTAAGATCTCCATAATTTTAGTAGTCAGTTCAGAGATTTGAAGTTGCAGGATTATGGTTGTACCTACTAATAAGGACCCTCATATGGTTAGAATTGATAATTTGTTAAACTTCATTAACAGAATGTAATCCAAGAAAGATAGTAAATAGATGAATTGGGTATGTAAAAAAGAGTACAGATCATGGTGTTATTTTAGGTTGCAGGGAACACCCGGCCTGGCCTCGTGGGATCTGCTCCAAGTGCCAGCCTGGAGCAGTGACGCTGATGCGACAACCTTACAGACATACTGACAACGTACTGTTTGAACACGCCAACCTGGTGGAGCGCTTCCTGTCCTACTGGCGCGCCACCGGCCACCAGCGCCTGGCCTGGCTCTACGGCCAGTACGAGAGCCACCCCGACGTGCCGCTGGGTCAGTGCCCACACCCGGTCCAATTGTGTCCCTGCTGTTGGGAACCTTTGTTTCCAGTATTATTTTTGTAGTAAAACCAATAAGGGCTGTACGAGCCCCTTCAAATTATGACTTGAAATCATCGTTTAAATCTTTGccaaacaaaatttttttaaacaaaaattttagcAAGAATAAATCATTTATTAGTCTAATTGTTTCTATTGTTCTCGTATTTCGATAAAACAGCATGTAgtgattattaataattaacatgaCATCGTCATCATTAACGTTCACGCGCGCACTgcggatgtccatgggcgacacgGACCGCTCTCCATGAGACGGACtgtatgtttgtttttgtaggcaataaatatatataaataaccaCTACAGGTATCCGTGCCCGCGTGGCCGCCATATACGAGCCGCCCCAGTCGTCGTCCCGCGACTGCATAGCGCTGGAGACGGACCCCCGCGAGGAACTGGTCCAGCAGATCGCCCAGCGCCTCGGGCTGCGGAGGGTGGGGTGGATCTTCACCGATCTAGTGCCGCTAGATGTATCCAAAGGAACCGTTAAACACATTCGGTAAGTGCGTGCTCGCGGGGGGTGGTGTGGCCCGGGGGCGCGGCTGGTGACGTGTTGTGTGGTCGCAGGGGGGTGGACACGCACTTCCTGTCGGCGCAGGAGTGCATCACGGCGGGGCACTACCAGAACCTGCACCCCAGCGCGTGCCGCCACGCCGCCTCCGGCTACTTCGGCTCCAAGTTCGTGACGGTGTGCGTGAGCGGGGACAGCTCCGAGCAGGTGCACCTGGAGGGCTACCAGGTGTCGGGGCAGTGCGGCGCGCTGGTGCGGGACCGCGTGCTGCTGCCCACGCGCGACGCGCCCGACCTCGCCTACGTGCGGGACTCGTCGGAGCACCAGTACGTTCCTGATGTCTACTACAAGGTCAGTGCGAGAGGCGCTCTTACCCCGCCAACCGGTTTCCCTCCTACAGAAGTTTCGTAGGACTACTGCCCGCACTCTGGCCTCATAatcgcccccccccccccccaggTCGCTCTATAAACTTTACGGGGACTCCCCCCTCTTACAAAAGCCGGAGCTGAGCGAAAGCTCGGCCACGACGAATACTTCTGCGAGATGGATTGTACAGACCTCGTGGGTGGCACCACAAGCCCGGTGCTGTGCGCGAGGGGGACACGTAGCGCCCGCGACGCACGTGCCTAGTTTCACTTGAAATGTCTAAAACTTCATATGTCACAAAACGAAAAGTGTCCCACGTCGGCACTCACGTAGAGATCTAAACACTACCGTCCAAAGGCTTGGGAGGGGCCAGGTAGAATGTAATAAAACACTAAAATGTCGTCTATTTcttacattaaaaattaaacaaaaacgcTTAAACTTTAGCCTCATCAAAGTGagcacgtttttattttattttatttttagttgtgtgtacgagctcacagcccacctggtgttaagtggttactggagcccatggacatctacaacataaatgcgccacacaccttgagataatgagttctaagatctcagtatagttacaacggctgccctacacttcaaaccgaaacgcattactgcttcacggcagaaataggcagggtggtggtacccacccgtgcggactctcgagaggtcctaccaccagtaaaaacgtatTCTGTCATTATCTTCTCGCATATTGTAGgtattgaattaattaattgctTGAAATATTCATCATTGAACATTCTCCACTGGCTCTCCAATAATTGCCACAAATATTCCGAGTTGGTTGGTGATCGGTTTTTCACCATTCTATACCTAGAGTTAATCCCAAACAAATTCAATAGGACAAAGATCAGGTAATTATAATGGCCgttgcataatttttaaaatcattttaattttttcttgtcCAAAAAGCTCTCACAAAATTTCTACGAACGCTTAGATTCTTTTTCTTATTGAAATGTGAACGTAGGACCAATGGGCATGGCGGAATCTCTGAGAATTTTCAAATAACCTTCTTTATTTAGTTTTCCGGTTATCCTCGCAGGATCTCCGGCCTTATTGTTGCTAATGCCTTCAATTAATAACCGGCGGGCAAACACGTCTATTGATcccaaaattttgaaattttaattcgtCGCTCCAAAATACATTTTTCCATTGATCTGATCATTGGTCAttctagtttattttttatgtcgAATCGAAAACTTGAGTTTCTTAGCAACAACGCATCATTTTACTCCCGCAGACGGAAGGCATCTTTTAACCGTTGATATTGAAATGGGCGTTGCTCGCGTGTCATTCACGGCTGCAGCTAGTAGAGGTGCAGTTAAGCATCGGTTCCATTTAAGGAGCGCTCTAATGTACTTATCCTTTTGATTTGTTGTGGATTTGGATACCAGATTTACCTATCTTCATTTTTCCCAGTTTCT
The Bombyx mori chromosome 17, ASM3026992v2 DNA segment above includes these coding regions:
- the LOC101736135 gene encoding nuclear protein localization protein 4 homolog isoform X2, with the protein product MSSIILMFLVRFLQLLRVQSPEGTARVEVLDSDVTAHLFERIYEALNLNSFAFTLHKDRQRKEEITSSKSRQLRDCGLCHGDMIYLNPVNGAVLFEQSSTSSETHRKPLSESSRPVQSSEPGPSTSKVTLPIPPPPPGAPEEDEVDLQLYKVSGLIERQRDEKLCRHNLNGKCVHCTPLEPWDEEYLKEHNIKHMSFHSYLRKITSKNFVSLEELSCKIKPGCREHPAWPRGICSKCQPGAVTLMRQPYRHTDNVLFEHANLVERFLSYWRATGHQRLAWLYGQYESHPDVPLGIRARVAAIYEPPQSSSRDCIALETDPREELVQQIAQRLGLRRVGWIFTDLVPLDVSKGTVKHIRGVDTHFLSAQECITAGHYQNLHPSACRHAASGYFGSKFVTVCVSGDSSEQVHLEGYQVSGQCGALVRDRVLLPTRDAPDLAYVRDSSEHQYVPDVYYKERDEYGNEVGVSAKRLPVAYLLVDVPCGVAVGGPPTFGATATFPPANRPLQQHLQTLQALHRHIAASDSFLEAMSDLHVLLYLASNEALALGMESLAPLLDAVRLRDGDAAEAWRALPSAATLLHLAAADTGAEGVRAEGGRAVWTCAVCTFHNPPAAASCDMCAMPR
- the LOC101736135 gene encoding nuclear protein localization protein 4 homolog isoform X4; the encoded protein is MIYLNPVNGAVLFEQSSTSSETHRKPLSESSRPVQSSEPGPSTSKVTLPIPPPPPGAPEEDEVDLQLYKVSGLIERQRDEKLCRHNLNGKCVHCTPLEPWDEEYLKEHNIKHMSFHSYLRKITSKNFVSLEELSCKIKPGCREHPAWPRGICSKCQPGAVTLMRQPYRHTDNVLFEHANLVERFLSYWRATGHQRLAWLYGQYESHPDVPLGIRARVAAIYEPPQSSSRDCIALETDPREELVQQIAQRLGLRRVGWIFTDLVPLDVSKGTVKHIRGVDTHFLSAQECITAGHYQNLHPSACRHAASGYFGSKFVTVCVSGDSSEQVHLEGYQVSGQCGALVRDRVLLPTRDAPDLAYVRDSSEHQYVPDVYYKERDEYGNEVGVSAKRLPVAYLLVDVPCGVAVGGPPTFGATATFPPANRPLQQHLQTLQALHRHIAASDSFLEAMSDLHVLLYLASNEALALGMESLAPLLDAVRLRDGDAAEAWRALPSAATLLHLAAADTGAEGVRAEGGRAVWTCAVCTFHNPPAAASCDMCAMPRSDAL
- the LOC101736135 gene encoding nuclear protein localization protein 4 homolog isoform X3 produces the protein MSRSQKMLLRVQSPEGTARVEVLDSDVTAHLFERIYEALNLNSFAFTLHKDRQRKEEITSSKSRQLRDCGLCHGDMIYLNPVNGAVLFEQSSTSSETHRKPLSESSRPVQSSEPGPSTSKVTLPIPPPPPGAPEEDEVDLQLYKVSGLIERQRDEKLCRHNLNGKCVHCTPLEPWDEEYLKEHNIKHMSFHSYLRKITSKNFVSLEELSCKIKPGCREHPAWPRGICSKCQPGAVTLMRQPYRHTDNVLFEHANLVERFLSYWRATGHQRLAWLYGQYESHPDVPLGIRARVAAIYEPPQSSSRDCIALETDPREELVQQIAQRLGLRRVGWIFTDLVPLDVSKGTVKHIRGVDTHFLSAQECITAGHYQNLHPSACRHAASGYFGSKFVTVCVSGDSSEQVHLEGYQVSGQCGALVRDRVLLPTRDAPDLAYVRDSSEHQYVPDVYYKERDEYGNEVGVSAKRLPVAYLLVDVPCGVAVGGPPTFGATATFPPANRPLQQHLQTLQALHRHIAASDSFLEAMSDLHVLLYLASNEALALGMESLAPLLDAVRLRDGDAAEAWRALPSAATLLHLAAADTGAEGVRAEGGRAVWTCAVCTFHNPPAAASCDMCAMPRSDAL
- the LOC101736135 gene encoding nuclear protein localization protein 4 homolog isoform X1, which gives rise to MSSIILMFLVRFLQLLRVQSPEGTARVEVLDSDVTAHLFERIYEALNLNSFAFTLHKDRQRKEEITSSKSRQLRDCGLCHGDMIYLNPVNGAVLFEQSSTSSETHRKPLSESSRPVQSSEPGPSTSKVTLPIPPPPPGAPEEDEVDLQLYKVSGLIERQRDEKLCRHNLNGKCVHCTPLEPWDEEYLKEHNIKHMSFHSYLRKITSKNFVSLEELSCKIKPGCREHPAWPRGICSKCQPGAVTLMRQPYRHTDNVLFEHANLVERFLSYWRATGHQRLAWLYGQYESHPDVPLGIRARVAAIYEPPQSSSRDCIALETDPREELVQQIAQRLGLRRVGWIFTDLVPLDVSKGTVKHIRGVDTHFLSAQECITAGHYQNLHPSACRHAASGYFGSKFVTVCVSGDSSEQVHLEGYQVSGQCGALVRDRVLLPTRDAPDLAYVRDSSEHQYVPDVYYKERDEYGNEVGVSAKRLPVAYLLVDVPCGVAVGGPPTFGATATFPPANRPLQQHLQTLQALHRHIAASDSFLEAMSDLHVLLYLASNEALALGMESLAPLLDAVRLRDGDAAEAWRALPSAATLLHLAAADTGAEGVRAEGGRAVWTCAVCTFHNPPAAASCDMCAMPRSDAL